From the genome of Methanoregula boonei 6A8:
CGGCCGAGGTGCTGGAATGAAGGTGGGTGTCGCTGACACCACTTTCTCACGCGTTAATATGGGAGCGATCGCTATCGACGAGCTCAAAAAGCACGCGAGCGTGGCGATCGAGCGGGTGACCGTACCGGGAATGAAGGACCTGCCGGTTGCCTGCAAGAAACTGATCGAAGAGCGCCGCTGCGATATTGTGATGGCTCTGGGGATGCCGGGGGGAAAGGAGAAGGACAAGACCTGTGCCCACGAGGCATCGCAGGGGCTCATCATGTGCCAGCTCATGACAAACCACCACATCATCGAGGTCTTCGTGCACGAGGACGAGGCAAAGGATGATGCGGAACTTGCATGGCTTGCCGAGCAGCGCACCCGGGAGCACGCGGTCAATGCCGTAAAACTCGTCCTCCACCCGGAGGCCCTAACGAAAGACGCCGGAACCGGCCAGCGTCAGGGATTTTCTGACGCCGGCCCTGCCCGGCGGTAGGGACCATTGACAGGTTTATGAACATTAAAACGAGATGATCAGGTATGTGCGATACCAAGCCGATAAAACTGGGATTCGTGGTCGCGGAGTTTAACCGTGACATCACCTACATGATGGAGATCGAAGCACGGGAGCATGCAGCGTTTTTGGGCGCTGAAGTAACCGAGTGTCTGTACGTGCCGGGTGCCTTTGACATGCCCCTTGCAATCAAGAAGATGCTTGCCGCAGGAAAAGTCGATGCAGTCGTCACCGTCGGCTGCGTGATCGAGGGAGCAACCCAGCATGACGAGATTGTCGTGCAACACGCGGCCCGCAAAATTATAGACCTCTCCCTGGAGTTCGGGAAGCCGGTCACGCTTGGCATCTCCGGGCCCGGCATGAGCCGTCTCGAAGCAAACGAGAGGATTGATTATGCAAAGCGCGCTGTTGAATCTGCAGTAAAGCTTGTCAAAAGATTGCAATGAAGCAGCTCTCGGAGAAGGTCGCGGCGATTGCCCCCTCCGCGACGATTGAGATCTCCAACAAGGCAAAGAAGATGCAGAGGGAGGGCATCGATGTCATCAGCCTCTCGATCGGTGAGCCCGATTTCGATACTCCAAAACACATCACGGACGCCTGCATCGACGCCCTCAAAAGGGGCGAAACGCATTATGCGCCAAGCGACGGCATCCCCGAACTGCTTTCTGCGATCAGCGAAAAGATCGCAAAAGAGAACCGGTTTGCCTGTGCGCCCGACCAGGTGATTGTCACCTGCGGCGCCAAGGACGCCATCTACGAAGGGATGGAAGCGGTGTTGAACCCCGGCGACGAAGTCCTGCTCCTCACGCCGGCCTGGGTCTCGTACGAGCCCTGCGTCCAGATGGCCGGTGGGAAGATCGTCAAGCATGCGGTCAACCAGGAGTCCTTCCAGCTCGACGATTCTCTTCTTGAAAAGGTCAATAAAAAGACCAAAATGATCGTGGTAAACTCGCCCTCGAACCCATCAGGTGCGGTGTTTGACAAGAAATCCATGAAACTTGCGGCCGATCTCTGCGAGGATCACGATCTCTATGCGATGTCTGATGAGATCTATGAGAAGCTGATCTATGGGAAAGAACACATCTCGCTTGCATCCCTTGGTGACATGGCGCAGAGGACGATCACGATTAACGGCTTCTCCAAGGCCTACGCAATGACCGGCTGGCGGCTCGGGTACGCGATCGCCCCAAAACCGATCATAAAAGCGATGTCCAAGGTGCAGCAGCACTCGGTCTCTCAGGCAACAACCTTTTCGATGTGGGGTGCGGTTGCGGCGCTCAAAGGTGACCAGCGCTGTGTCGAAGAGATGCGCACCGAGTTCGATAAGCGGCGCCAGTATATCATCAAGGAATTGGGACATATGGGCTACATCTGTGCTCCGGCCGACGGCGCTTTCTACGCGTTTATAAAGGTAGCCGGTGACGATATGAAGATCGCAACAGACTGGCTCGAAAAGGCGCACGTGGCAGCAACCCCGGGCAGCTCGTTTGATGCGCCCGGCTGGATCCGGCTCTCGTATGCGGCATCGCTGGACCGGCTCAAAGAGGCAATGGGCCGGATCAAAAAGTTTGGCGGGAACTAGGATCCCGGCCAGCTGAAATATTTTTTTTTATTCGGTAGCATTCGGGTAATTTTTCCCGTTTTCAAAACTATTTTCGGACATTTCTTAATAAAGAAAAATTCCGTACTGTTTTACCAGAAACAGCTCCTTTCATGCCAACTCCGCCCTCTTCGACAGGTAGATTAACTGATCACGTAAAACTTACCTCAGAGTGCGCATGGACACGAAGCAGAAGATCATCATCGCCATTCTCATGCTCGGCACACTCATGGGATCGCTTGACTCGACCATCGTCATCCTTGCCTTTCCCACCATCTCTGATTCGCTTCATGCCGAATTTGTCACTACGCTCTGGATCATCCTGATCTATCTGCTGGTCGTAGCGATTTGTACCACCCAGCTTGGGCGGATCGGAGACATCTATGGCAGGAGCCGGATGTTCAATGCCGGTTTTGGCATTTTCACGGTCGGATCGCTTTTCTGCGGCCTCTCGCCGGGCATCTCATGGCTGATTGCCTCCCGGGGTGTTCAGGCTGTCGGGGGTGCGCTGATGCAGGCAAACAGCGGGGCGATTGTCGCAGATACGTTTCCGCCCAATGTCCGGGGGACGGCTTTCGGATACATCTCCCTTGGCTGGACGAGCGGAGCGATGCTGGGGATCGTGCTGGGTGGCATCATCACGACCTTTGTCGGGTGGGAGTACATCTTTTTTGTCAACATCCCTATCGGCATCATTGCAACAATCCTCGGATTCCGCTACCTGACCGACAACTCCCGTGTCCATGCAGAACTGGATCTTGTGGGCATGCTGCTCCTTGGTGCAGCGCTCACCTTCATCTCCTATGCCGGGGTGGATTTTGCAACTGAGGGCACCGCGTTTGCCAACATAGCCTCGTTGTGTATCGGCTTTGTCATCCTCCTTCTCTTTATCGTCTTCGAACGGCGGACTTCACATCCCATCATCGATTTTTCCGCACTGCGCAACCGGATTCTCCGGTATTCCATCATGGCAACGTTCTTTTTAAGCCTCGGGTACCTCTCCGTAGTCTTTTTGATCACCATGTATCTGCAGGGCATCCGTGCCTTATCCCCGCTGGATGCAGCGCTCCTTCTCACGCCGGGGTATGTGGTGGGAAGCCTGCTCTCCCCTCGCATGGGCAGGCTCTCCGACAAGTACGGGGCCCGGGTACTTGCGACCGCCGGTACCGCTGTGCTGATTGTCGCCACGCTCATCTACCTGGTATGCGGGATTGATACCCCGCTCTGGGAAGTACTGGTGGCATCCGGCGTATCCGGTCTTGGCACTGCGATGTTTTTCCCGTCCAACAACAGTGCGGTCATGGCAAATGCCCCCCAAGGATCCTATGGCGGGATCTCGGGCATCCTGCGGACCATGCAGAATATCGGAATCCTGGGAAGTTTTGTGATCGCCATCACGGTCTCAGCTGCATCCATCCCCCGGGACGTGGCATTCGAGGTCTTTATCGGTACCACAAACCTTGTTGGCGGGGTTTCCGAGGCATTCATCAAGGGGATTGATGCCGCTTTATGGGTCTCGATCATGCTCATTGGTATTGCCGGGGCATTATCCTGGATGCGGGGCCGCGAGACCCGGGGATCGGCGCCTAGGCCGGAGGAGAAGCAGGATACCTGAAGAACAGAGATTTTTTCGATTTTAGCTCTTCTTTTTCCACCGGATTTTTGCAAATGTTGACGTGCCGGAGATAACAACGTCATTTCCCTCAGTGCGGGCAAGTCCCGAGAGATAATTTTCCAGCACCCGTTCCTGTGCCGGTGTAGTCACCCCAAACCGTTTTTTGAAAAACGCTGACATCTCCTCCCGGAAAGAAAACCGGTACTCCTTGTCCAGCGGGAGCATATTGACGTCCGCATAGATTCCCTCTTGGTACAGCACGTTCCAGAGGCAGTCTGCTTTTGGCCCGGAATAATAGGGCCTCCCGTGGAGTGGGATCATGAGGTCGGCATACATCCGCTCCCAGAAGGGGAGGTCCACGAACCAGTAGAGACAGATCTCGCCGCGTGAGACCGCATCCATCTTCCGGATCGCTTCCCGTATATCATGCATGGTAAGCGAAAGGGAAGCGATTACGAGATCGTACGGGCCTTCGATATCCCGGGTGGGATCAACCTCTTCCCAGGTCTTCCGGACACAGGTAATGTTGTTGATCCCCTCTTTTCCGGCTCGCTCCTCAAGCGCGATAATCATTCCCGCCCCGGGTTCCACCGCGGTGATCTCCTTTACCTTAGGAGCGAGCGGGATTGCGAGTGTGCCCGGCCCGGCGCCGATATCCAGTACCCGGGTTGAGGAATTGACTACAAGATCGTCCAGGGTCATTCGGATACGCGTTTCAAATTCCCCAACGGACTGGGCCGCGTACCGGGTTGCATTCTCTTTTTTGTCCCAGTCGTGCGAGGTATCCAGAGCGATCCTTGCAGTTTCGTGCTGATCCTGCCGGGCCTTCCATACCTCGTTCCAGTCAATATCGCCATACTCGCAACTGAGGGCAGGTTCTGCCATAAATACAAAGGGTACACCCTGCCGGTATTAGAAGTACGCACCGCAAAAAGAGGGCTATTCATGCCTCAGTGCATCGATCGGGTTGAGGTTTGCCGCCTGCCATGCCGGGTACAGGCCGCAGAGAATGCAGATGATGATCCCAAAGCCAACTCCCTCCACCACGGAGAACACCGTGGGGAGCGTGAAGAGATACTGGGTGGTCTTGAGCATCAGCGCACTGATGGCATATCCCCCAAGAAGGCTGAGCGCCCCGCCGATCAGGCTGCCGGTCACACCAATGATTGCCGCCTCGTAGATGAACATGCTCATCACCTCCCGTTTCTGGGTGCCGATACTACGCATAATCCCGATCTCCTTGATCCGCTCGTTTACCGACATCATCATGATATTGAAGATGGAGACCCCGGCCACAAGCATGGAGATGCCGCCGATGGCCGTGACAAAGGTGGTCACCATGCCAAAGGTATCCATGATGGTGGCAAGCGTTGCCTTACTGTCGATCACGGTCACTGACTTCTCCCTTGTATTCCGGTTAAGCTGGTTTTCGATCGTGGTCTTGACATCCGCAGTATCTCCGTTGGCGACCTTCACGACCACTTCGTTGTATTGGTACTGATCGTTGTACGTGCTCTCGAACCAGTCCTGCGTTACCACAATGGAGTTATCGGTACTGATATCAAAGCTCATGCCCCGCTCCTTGATTATGCCGGTGACCCGGAGCGTGCCGTACTGGCCATCATTCCCGACGGAAATTCGGGAACCGACCTTGACATTATGATCCGTTGCAAAGGTTGCCCCCACAAGGCATCCCGAGTTCCCGTTGCTGTAATCGCCAGCGGTGAGATCAGGAAGAAGATCTTTTGTCTGGTCGGGCGGGAGCCCGTAGATGGTAGCAACGATATCATCGCTTCCGACACCCATCGTCATATATTCGGAAGTTGAATGGACGGGAATTGCTATATTCGGGGCAACTGCCCGTTTGATCTGCTGGTATTCCTGTTCGGTCAGCATCAGGTTTGCCGAACTTGCACCTCCGCCAAAACCACTTCCTCCTGCATAGGGCATCACGATCACGCTGTCCCCAACTGAAGAGAGGCTCGAAGATACCGCTTGTACTATACTGTTCCCGAGGATTCCCATGGACGCAATCGCGACGACCCCGATGATGATCCCGAGCATGGCAAGGCTCGACCGGAGCATGTGGATCCGGATATTCCTTTTCGAGATCTCCCAGAAGATGGTGCTCACGATTCAATCCTCCCATCTACGATCTGTATCGTCCGGTTCGTATAGCTGGCCACCCGGGGGTCATGCGTCACAACGATAATGGTAGTGCCGTTACGGTTGAGCTCTGCCATAAGCTCCATAATGCTTGCCCCGGTCTTTGAATCAAGGTTACCGGTAGGTTCATCGCATAAGAGAATATCCGGGTCATTAATGAGTGCCCGGGCGACAGCTACCCGCTGCTGCTGTCCCCCGGAGAGTTCAAGGGGAGTATGGACATAGAGGTGCTCGTCGAGCTTGACGGCCCGTAGCACGGCAACCGCTTTCTTCTCATCAACCTTTGCCCGGGATTTGAGCATCTGGGGAAAATTCACGTTTTCGATGACATTTAAGAGCGGAAAGAGGTTGAAGTACTGGAAGATGAAGCCGATGTGATCCCGCCTGAGGTTGGTGAGTTCGACATCGGACATATCTCCGATTCGGATCCCCCCGATAAAGATATCTCCCGACGTCGGAGTATCGAGACAGCCCATCAGGTTGAGGAGGGTGGATTTTCCGGAGCCTGATGGCCCCATGATGGAAATGAATTCGCCCCGGTTTACCGCAAACGAGATATGGTTAAGGGCGGTAACATCCCCCGCTTTCAGGGGGTAGACCTTGACCACATCGTGGAATACAAGGACCGGCTGGTCCTCTCCGGGTAACGCCTCCGGTGTCACTGTGTCACTCTTTGTGCCTTCTCAGGTACACATACCATCCGCCCACAAAGATCACAGCGATAATGACGACCACCAGTACCGGGAGCATGCTTGGCTGTGAGTTAGGTTGTGCAGTGGTCTGGGTGAGATCGATATTCTGGACTGAGGAGAGGATATTACCGTCACTGTCTTTGTATGATAACTGGAGGGGCACGCTTGTCGTGCCGTCCGGTACAGTAAAGGTGATCTCGAAACTGCCAAAGTCATCCGGCTTGAGTGTACCGATGACATAATTTCTGTCAGGTTCCTGTGGTATGGCAGGCGAAAGTGATGTAACGGTAACACCATTTGCGTTCGAGAGGCCGGCATTGGTTATATCTCCGGTAACGTCACAGGTTCCATTGGTGAGTGCAATAACAATATTGCTCATCACCGGGTCGGCCTGCATTTTATCCGTGGTAAATGCCACCGGGATCTTCAGATCTACCGAATGATGATTGTCCCCGTTGTCGTACTTCACGGTTACATTAAGGGTGGTCTCGACGTTCGGTGTTACCGTGAAATTCACTACGGTACTCGCGCCGGAGGAAAGCACCCCGATATATTGCGTGGCGGGGAGGATGTCTGCCCCGCTTCCCCCATCTACATCAACGATGACGTTTTTCACATCATCCTCGCGGGGATTGGCAAGCTGGAGCGAGAGCGTGTTCTTGGTGGCCGGGGTGAATGCATCCGGCTTATCGATCAGGGTTGCAACAATGGGAGTATTATCCACCTTTACAAGTCCCCGGTAGTAAATACTGGTGGCATCACCGATATTAAGAGAAAACGTCGGGTAGTAGCTGCCATCGGCGGACTGGGTAATTACCGAGAACGTGTATGTCCGTGTCTGGAGCGGGCCGACGGTCGATGAGGTGTCGTAGGACCCGCTGGTGAGCTGGAAATTATTATCGAAACCGAATGTAGCATGGTTGGCTACGATGCTCTGATTGGCGTTCCCGTTGGTGACTGCAACTGTTACGGTCCCGGCATCCCCGGTAAAAAAGGAACCGGGATCATAGGTCACGTTGGAGACGTAGACATTGTTGGCGGCGTTAATCTCTGCGGAAGTAGCCAGCGCTGTGGCCTCCCCCGTCAGAGCAAGCAGGGCAAGGGTGAGAAGGATAAGTCTGATCAGAATTTTCATTCAGGCACCTGCCAGGGAGTAGGCTTGGAAAACGATGAACAGGATTACCGGAATCATCACGCAGATCGCCGCATTCTTCAGTGACAGGTTCCGGGCCTGTTTCAGGCCGAAGATCCAGATGGATGCGCTCCAGAGCAGGAAAATAATCGAGACCACTGCAGTGATTTCGGTAAATGCCATCATCGCGGGATCGTGCATGAGTGCTGATGTGGCCTCCTTGATTACCTGCGGGTCCTGCATGGCGGCAGAAGTGAGGGGGGGGACGATCACTTTAGGGAGGTAGACCAGTGCTGCAATAACCGTTACCAGCATCCCGATAATCTGGGGGACAAACCCATATCCGACTACTTCGAGGCACCGGGAGAAACTGCCCGATCCTTTAAATGCCCGGGAAAGGAGGTAAAGAACTCCTGCCCATATCACCCAGGCAACAAATGTGCCGAAAAATGCTGCAATAACTGCGACTGCCATGATGAAAGGAGTCATTCCCTGCAGGACCGGCTCCATCATGCGGGCCGAAAGACTGCCTGCCAGGTAACCGGATACCGCCGCTATCGCGGCTCCCAGGAAAATAATAAGGCCCGGGAGCCTGAGTTCCTCTTTTTCACCAAGCGCCTGCCGGAAAAACCGTTCAGGATTTATCATCAGATCTTTTATGTTAATCCCCATCTTTCACATCCATAAACGAAGTATAAAATCAGGAACCCGTCCGCTCTTTGATCAGTACAGATCTATCGGCGAAATTTAATAGCCTTCTCCGGATAGTCCGGTAACTCACAGATCGGATATTCGTTATTTGGGCTATTGATCCTTTCTGTCTCAGGAAACCAGCTTTATTCTGGACTCCCGTTTTGACTGATAAAAAGTATATTTTAAAACATCGTACAACAAAAACATTCCACAATGTATATATTTATACAAAACAGAACAACCCGGCATGCAGACCAAGATCCTCCTTGACGAGGAGCAGATCCCCAAAAAGTGGTATAATGTCCAGGCCGACCTGCCCTCGCCGCTCGATCCCCCGCTCCACCCACAGACCCATAAACCGGTTGGGCCAGCGGACCTCTCCGCGATCTTTCCCATGGAACTGATCCGGCAGGAAGTGACGACCGATCGGTACGTGGATATTCCTGAAGAGGTGCGGGAAGTGTTCCGGCTCTACCGGCCAAGCCCGCTCTATCGTGCTCACCGGCTTGAGAAGGCCCTGAAAACCCCGGCAAAGATCTACTACAAGTGGGAGGGCGTGAGTCCGGCCGGGAGCCACAAGACCAACACATCGATCCCGCAGGCCTACTACAACATGAAGGCTGGCATCGAACGGATCGCGACAGAGACCGGTGCCGGACAGTGGGGTTCTGCCATGTCCTTTGCCACAATGCTCTACGATCTCGAGTGCACCGTGTACATGGTCCGGTCGAGTTACACACAGAAGCCGTACCGGAAATCCATGATGCAGGTCTGGGGTGCGGAGTGCATCCCGAGCCCGAGCACAAAGACAAAGTCCGGGCAGGCAGTTCTTGCAAAAGATCCCGACACTCCCGGTGCGCTTGGGATTGCGATCTCGGAAGCGGTCGAGGATGCGGCAAGCCACAGCAACACGAACTATGCGCTCGGCTCGGTCTTAAACCACGTCTGCCTCCACCAGACCGTGATCGGCCTTGAGTGCCGTGAGCAGCTGGCAAGTGTCGATGCCTACCCTGACGTGGTGATCGGGTGCGTGGGTGGCGGCTCGAACTTTGCCGGCATCTCGTTCCCGTTTGCCGGGGACAAGCTTGTCGGGAAGCACAAGGACGTTGACATCCTCGGTGTTGAGCCGGCATCGTGCCCCAGCCTCACCAAGGGGCTGTACACCTACGACTTCGGCGACGAGGCGGGCTACACCCCGCTCATGAAGATGTTCACGCTCGGCCACGACTTTGTCCCGCCATCAATGCACGCCGGGGGCCTGCGCTACCACGGGGATTCGCCCATTGTGTCGAGGCTCGTCCATGACGGCGTGATGCGGGCTGTCGCCTATCACCAGAGCGAAGTATTCGAAGCAGCCCAGACCTTTGCCCGGGCCGAGGGCATCATCGTTGCCCCGGAGACCTCTCATGCAGTAAAGGGCGCGATCGATGAAGCGCTTGCCTGCAAAAAGACCGGTGAGGAAAAGACAATCCTCTTCAACTGCACCGGCCACGGCAACTTCGATATGAGCGCCTACGATGCATTCTACAGCGGGAATCTTGTGGACTACGAATACCCGGACAGACTGATCAAAGAGGCCCTCGGGCGGATCCCGAAGATCGCATAAATACATCTTTTTTCCTATGCCCGTCATCGGTTTTCTCGTAAACCCCGTCGCCGGTATGGGCGGGTCCGTAGGCCTCAAGGGCACGGATGGGAAGGCCAATGAGGCGCGGCTTCTTGGTGCAGTGCCTCGCGCAAAGAACCGGGCAGGGATTACTCTTGCACTCCTCAAAAATATCCCGGATCTCACGTTTCTTTCCAGTGGAGGGGAGATGGGCAAAGCCGTACTCGAACAGTGCGGGATCTCCCGCTACCGTGTTGTTTATGCCGCCCGGAGCGAGAGCACAGCAGAGGATACGCAGGAAGCCGTCCGTGCATTTATCGCACAAGGGGCGGACCTGATCCTCTTCTGCGGGGGAGACGGGACGGCACGGGATGTTTTTGCTGCTGCCGGCCGGGAGGTTCCGATCCTCGGGATCCCGGCGGGGGTGAAGATGTACTCCGCGGTCTTTGCAGTAGACCCGGCTGCGGCGGCGGGGGTTCTCGCGGGGCCGTACGGGATTACGGACGGAGAAGTAGTTGACGTGGACGAGACAGCGTACCGGGCCGGCACGCTCGCGACCCGGCTGTACGGTATTGCCCGGGTCCCGGCCCGGGCCGGTATGACCCAGCCGGCAAAGCAGGTTTTTGAAGAGGCAGACGAGGAGCGGGCAAAAGAGGAGATCGCCCGGTTCATAGTAGAAGTGATGCTGCCGGATACAATTTATATCCTTGGCGCGGGGACGACCACGGAGGCAATTGCCCGCCGGCTCGGGATAAAAAAGACGCTCCTGGGTGTGGATGCAGTACTGGACGGCAAAATTGTTGCCGCGGATGCGGATGAGAAAACACTCCTTTCCCTCACAGGAAAATACCCCGGTGCCCGGATCATCGTGAGTCCCATAGGAGCACAAGGGTTTATTCTCGGCCGGGGCAGCCAGCAGATCAGCCCTGCGGTTGTGCAAAATGTCGGGGTGTCCCAGGTAATCGTGATCGCAACGCCGCACAAACTGCGGGAAACCCCGGAACTTTACGTTGATTCGGGGGACCCAAAAATCGATACCGGTTTTGATGCATCTGTCCAGGTTATCTCCGGGTACCGGATCGCCCAGAGAAAGAAGATCCACCGGGCACTGTAACCAGGGCAGCCGGCTAAAAAAAAGCGAAGTATTTTTTACAGTGGCGCGACGGTCTTTTTGTACATCTCGTTTAAGACCTGTGCGAGGCCCGCGTAGATCGCAAGGAACCCACAGAGGATCCCCTCGTACCCCGCGACCACCGTGATTGTGCTGCTCCCTGTAGCCTCTCCTATGGCAAGCAGGAAGAACAGGACTGTCAGGGTTCCAAAGACCAGCTGGAGCGCCCGGTTTGCCTTTAGGCTCCCCACGAACATGACCAGCGTGAAGATCCCCCACATGGCGAGGTAGGCAGCCATTGAGGCTCCATCAGGTGCTGCGGCCAGCCCCAGTTTCGGGAGCACAAGCAGGGCAACGAGCGTCAGCCAGAAGAACCCGTATGAGGTGAACGCAGTTGCCCCAAACGTGTTGTTCTTCTTCCACTCTTCGATACCCGCGATCACCTGCGCGAGGCCGCCATAGAAGATCCCCATCGCGAGGATCATGGAGCCGAGTGCGAAGAAACCTGCATTGTGCAGGTTTAAAAGCACCGTGGTCATACCAAAGCCCAGTAGGCCGAGGGGCGCCGGGTTCGCGGTCATATCCAGGTTTTTCACGGCTGTTGCCGTTTGTGTCGTTTCCGTCTGCATAATTCATTCATCCTTTTTTTTTAACTCGTTTCTGTGATCCTTCTGTATTACCCGATTTTTCCGGTTTTTATTCCTCGAGAGTCGAGATATCCCCGGGATCCATCCCGAGCTCCTTTGCTTTTAAGACCCGGCGCATGATCTTGCCGCTGCGGGTCTTGGGCAGTTTGTCGACAAATTCGATCTCATGGGGTACAGCGACGGGCCCCAGAGTCATGCGTACATGGTAGATCAGGTCCTGTGTCAGCTTCTCGCTCGGTGTGTTTCCCACCCGGAGGATGACAAAGGCCTTGATGGCGTTCCCCTTGATGGCATCGGGTTTCCCGATCACCGCAGCCTCGGCCACCGCGTGATGGGAGACAAGCGCGCTCTCGACTTCTGCCGTCCCGATGTTGTGGCCTGAGACGATGATGATATCATCAGCCCTGCCGATCACCATGATGTACCCGTCAGATCCCTTGACCGCCAGATCGCCAGCTGCGTACACGCCGCTGATGGTCTCCCAGTACTGCCGGTACCGGGCATCATTCTTGTATACGGTGCGGAGCATGGACGGCCATGGTCTTTTGATTACGAGGAAACCACCGGTCCCCGGGGGTACCGGGTTTCCGTTCTTGTCGGTAACATCCACCTCAACGCCCGGGATGGGTTTTCCCACAAAGCCCGGTCGCATCGGTTCTCCGACCATGGTGGTGATCATCTGCATTCCGGTCTCAGTCTGCCACCAAGTGTCCACGATTGGGCAGCGGCTTTTTCCTATCACCCGGTAATACCATTCGAA
Proteins encoded in this window:
- a CDS encoding TrpB-like pyridoxal phosphate-dependent enzyme; its protein translation is MQTKILLDEEQIPKKWYNVQADLPSPLDPPLHPQTHKPVGPADLSAIFPMELIRQEVTTDRYVDIPEEVREVFRLYRPSPLYRAHRLEKALKTPAKIYYKWEGVSPAGSHKTNTSIPQAYYNMKAGIERIATETGAGQWGSAMSFATMLYDLECTVYMVRSSYTQKPYRKSMMQVWGAECIPSPSTKTKSGQAVLAKDPDTPGALGIAISEAVEDAASHSNTNYALGSVLNHVCLHQTVIGLECREQLASVDAYPDVVIGCVGGGSNFAGISFPFAGDKLVGKHKDVDILGVEPASCPSLTKGLYTYDFGDEAGYTPLMKMFTLGHDFVPPSMHAGGLRYHGDSPIVSRLVHDGVMRAVAYHQSEVFEAAQTFARAEGIIVAPETSHAVKGAIDEALACKKTGEEKTILFNCTGHGNFDMSAYDAFYSGNLVDYEYPDRLIKEALGRIPKIA
- a CDS encoding ATP-NAD kinase family protein, with the translated sequence MPVIGFLVNPVAGMGGSVGLKGTDGKANEARLLGAVPRAKNRAGITLALLKNIPDLTFLSSGGEMGKAVLEQCGISRYRVVYAARSESTAEDTQEAVRAFIAQGADLILFCGGDGTARDVFAAAGREVPILGIPAGVKMYSAVFAVDPAAAAGVLAGPYGITDGEVVDVDETAYRAGTLATRLYGIARVPARAGMTQPAKQVFEEADEERAKEEIARFIVEVMLPDTIYILGAGTTTEAIARRLGIKKTLLGVDAVLDGKIVAADADEKTLLSLTGKYPGARIIVSPIGAQGFILGRGSQQISPAVVQNVGVSQVIVIATPHKLRETPELYVDSGDPKIDTGFDASVQVISGYRIAQRKKIHRAL
- a CDS encoding acetate uptake transporter, coding for MQTETTQTATAVKNLDMTANPAPLGLLGFGMTTVLLNLHNAGFFALGSMILAMGIFYGGLAQVIAGIEEWKKNNTFGATAFTSYGFFWLTLVALLVLPKLGLAAAPDGASMAAYLAMWGIFTLVMFVGSLKANRALQLVFGTLTVLFFLLAIGEATGSSTITVVAGYEGILCGFLAIYAGLAQVLNEMYKKTVAPL